acggtgtccggcacgagtttggcacgaagatgatgtcgccaATATTATGTTAGcttgtatcatattgcataatatgataatagaagatgaaggatttgcggcagagcgatgggcaccggaagagggcgcaagtacaagtcacggtgtcgcctccgcgcccatccagatgggcgtaccacggagcaatgaatatttgatccaacgcttcgcggatatgcgcaggaccacatcacataacacactgcaggcggatttgattgaagaagtgtgggcacgtaggggaggtggtggcgttgtgtaaacttggtagtgatttgtattagattcaatgtagtgtgtaattttaattttaattttgaaattagtgtgtttaaatacaaatttttattttaatttgtattttaatttaaagtgaaattttatttttatttttaattcgtatagtcgACTTCTTCTACGTACGTATATcccgataaatttgttcgtaattacttgaaacattaataaaatgaaaattgattataaaatttgggggctattggaggtgtccactatagtggcggaaatagaattttggggctatggacaaaaatccggggctatggacaaaaaactggggcggggctattgggcgtgtccaccttatagtggacaccctaaatcaaaccctctctctctccctaaTCGATTGCACTGTGATACTGTCAATCTTCACGAGCATATATACATTTTGCTGTATCAATCTCATTTTATCAATTCCGTGCGTCAGATTTCGTGGATAGTTATATTTGGTAAGTACAGTTAATTCCTAATCTTCCGATGATTGCTTGAATTCCTGTAAAATGTTGAATTCTTTCCTGTTTTCaagtttttaaaaattgaaaactaatTGAAATCGAAAAGTTTCTATCTAACGGTTGATTTATTGCTTGAGGAGTTATGGCGCATGACGAGTGAGAGTGATGTGATTTATGTGAATTTTCTCCATTTTAAATTAAGTCGAGTGTAATTTGGGAAGTTGATGGTTGATTTGTTGAATAGCTCTGAATCCTCTGAATGATTGAAGAAACAAAAAgtatcttcctcttcttctttatTCCACCCTTTTctgcttttatttatttttttgaccGGAAAAAGAATTTAAGAAATTTTAGTTGTTGATTTGCTGTTGTTTTTTCCGTATgcagaattttttgaatttgttgaaacTGATATCTATTTGATTCTGAATATTTGATGATCTTGTTTTGTAATTGTTGGTGGATGTGAGGGTAGGTTGGTCATAGAAGAGTCATACTGACTCACATGAATACTTTTTTGTAATAATGGATCAGAAACACATTGATTAGTGCTTTTGTTTATTGCATGCCTCATGATTCCTGCTAACAGTGAAGGTGATGTCTGGAATCATTACTCATCTTTGCTGAAATCTAAAATAGTCTATTCTATATACTTCAAATTAATAGTCAAGTACAATTTTGTGAAGTGTAGTTGTTAGTAAATTACTCTGTAGTAGGGACTTCAGATGTTCTGGATCCCAAGGGTTGTTTATTCAAGAATATGTATGCATTTTAAAACCTCTTTCTTTTAAGCTGGGATGATTTTTTATGCATTCCTTCTCTTTCTGTTATAATACATGCTTAATACTATTAACATATGTTTacatattgatatttaaaacgTTAGTCGTAGACGTTTCAATTCCTCTAATAGTGCTGCTTGAGCTCTTTTACCTACTATACAGGTCAAAATGATgttcaaaagagtattgcttttgttttttgtttcactttatGTTATATGCTGCAATCTTTCTTTTGCTGATGCGTTAACTTTTTCTCCGTGCTATCTTTATCTGTTTTCCCACTCATCACATTTAACTTGATCACAATCTGTTTGCTTGGATCGTAATGAGTACATCTGTTTTAACCATGTATCATTAAACAGACATGCTTAAATGATTAATGAAATTGAACTGTTATGAAATCTTCGCTAAATGCTTTTCATAAACtagtttgtttttatttgcTTCCTAACCATTGCAAGCTCATTAATACAAATATCTactttttttccctttcttttccCACTAGTATTAACCCCCGTGCTATGCACTGGCCTTACGTTTTTTAAAATAACGAAAACAAAGTGTaaattagaataaaatataaaataaaattattatgtacacattaaaaaaatatagtaggtAATCTTTTTAACGGTGATTGCATATTTAACacaaattaaatagtagtacatTGTTTTTGGTAGAAAAACCGCTAAAGCCTCCCAAAAAAACTAACGAATATAAGAAACACCTAATTTATCATGTAAAAGCAAAATATTAAGCTCTGTGGGTGGATTCTCCAGCACATAGATGACTTTGTGTACCATATAAGCATAATGTGATAACTAATCAGCAACAAAGTTTCTTTCCCTATGCACATGTCGCAATATGACCGAGTTAAAATCTTGAAGCATTTTACGAATTCTGAATACTATGGCTCGATAATTAGTAGAGCTTTCAAAGTGTCCCAAAATCATTGCTACAACTACATAACTATCACTCTCTACTTCCAAAACTTGCACCTCCAATCTTCTAGCCAACTCCAATCCATGAAAAATACACAAAATCTCAGCAAGCAAAATAGAACAAACCTCGTTATTATCAACCAATTAATGTCTCCAATTATCTGCATCATCTCTAATCTAACTCCAATCCTCCTCAAGATCCGCAGTAATTCTCATCATGATCTGTCGTAGTTCAAAGGTAGGATGTGTAGCtctattattttttctattttgaattttattttcttttcgtATCTTTTTCTATGCTGGTGTGCTACttttgatattttgaatttgctCGCCAAGCCTCTCCACCGTGCATCCCTAATTCTACCGCCCAACGCCCGCCTGCTTCAGCTATCCCACCAACCTCGGGCAGCCGTCGCCGCCGCCCACACCGACAGTTCTCTCGGTCAGCCGCAGCCCGCCGCTTCACCATTATCTCAGATCTCTCTCGGTATCACGCCCCACCACAATTGTTGCCGCCCCAGCAGCCACTGCATTCGGCGTCTGGACTCGCCGCCGTCACCCTCTGTTCCTTCATGCCGGCGTCGCCCTTGTTCCCGGTAAGATATCTTTCTCTTAATTTTGCTTGTGTTTTTTcaaatttgtaaaaataaacCCAATGTTTTGGTGTTCAAATTTTCAGAAACGGGTAGATCGAAAGATTCTATGATAAGTAGCAATTGTTGGAGTTAAAAGTTCAGAGAGATGAAGAAGCTATTCTTTTTCAAATCACAATCATCAAATAATGTCTCCCAACCGTCAACAGATAAGCAAGTTTACTGGGAGAAACCAACAGAGAAAGCTGACAAGTCTGTTAAAAACAAGCATGCCGTGGAAGATCAGGTATTTGGTAGCACACCCTCTCTAAGAAGAAGCCTCTCATTTTCATCCGGATCTTTTCATGATGCTGGAAAAGGGATGAGGAACTACAGTGAGCAAACTGGTTCTCCACATAGTTCTGGTTATTATCCAAACAAGCAACCAGGACACCATTCATCCAGGTAGGTTCAGTCTGTTCCTTGTGGATTTGGTGCCGCATATCTTGTATACTTTTGATCTATTCatgttatttttttcattaacaTGATTTCTCTCTGAGTTGCAATTCTGTTGCCTTTTCAGATATCGTACTCTTACTCCAGAGAGGCAAACCAGGGAAAATTTTGTAGATACATCTATGGTTCGGAATGCAAAGAGCATGGAGCAATATGGCTGCACTGCTTCTGGATCTCTCTCTGATCTGTCAGATATCTCCTCTAATTGCTCTAGTAAGGTTTTGGATCGTTACATTAATGGAGAACAGATGGAAAGGTTTGAAACCAAAAGCAATTTCTCCACGAGAAGCCAATTAGAAAATGGAAATGTGGTAAAGAAGCCGCCAAATATTTTTGCACCTGTTGCAAATGATGCTAGGAAGCAAAAACCTAAGTCTCGATCTATCAGAGAATCCAAGACATCACAAGTTCCGCTTCCCTCAAAAGATGGGTGTAATAATGGGCACTGCAATGAATCACCACGAAAACTAGCCAAACATGTGGTTGAGAGACTTTCCCAGTCTAAGTTTCAGCCTGAGATGAGGTCTACTGAATTTGACTCTGAGAATCCAATCACCATTGAAGATGTCTATGGAAGGAACTCGAATCGATATGCCAATGCATATCCCGATgaagattctccaaagaatttTGCAATGGATTGGCATGATGGGATTTGTGATGGGTCTCGCCATGATGAAAGTTCTGAATACTTGGAAAAGGACTCTTTTTCTGGTGATAAAGACATGGCTGGAGAAAATCTTGATGCTGTAACAGACAATGATGTTGaactatttaaaaaattcaaggAAGCTGAGGACCGTGCTCTAACGCTGTCAGAAGAGCTTCAAAAGGGAAACTTTTTTCAGTTAAAAGGACTTGGCGTGCCAACTTTGATCCAGGCAATTAAAAGCCTAGCAGAGGAAAAGGTAAATCTGGCTGGAGAGGTTTCAGCAGTTTTTGAGGATAGGATTGCTGAGAGGGCCTTGTTTAGAGAAAAACTTAAGCTTGGAAGGGCAGACCTAAAAGCACAGTCCCGCAAATTGGTGAAGGAAAAAAATGAGATACAGGTAGCTCTTGAAAAGGAATTAGACAGGAGATCAGCAGAGTGGTCACTCAAGCTCGAGAAATTACAGTCAGAAGAACATAGGCTTCGGGAAAGGGTGCGGGAACTAGCAGAGCAGAATGTTTCCCTCCAAAGAGAAGCCTCAACCTCTAGTGAAAGGGAAATGGAAACTAGAAGCAAATCTACCAATGCGGACAAACAACTAGTTGAATTATCTACTCAACTTAAAGAAGCTAGGGAGGAGAACCTTTATTTACAGAAAACAATATCTGAGCTGCAAGACAAAACTAGGGCAGCAGAAGAAGAAGGTGATTGCATTCG
This genomic interval from Salvia splendens isolate huo1 chromosome 13, SspV2, whole genome shotgun sequence contains the following:
- the LOC121761037 gene encoding myosin-15-like isoform X2 produces the protein MRNYSEQTGSPHSSGYYPNKQPGHHSSRYRTLTPERQTRENFVDTSMVRNAKSMEQYGCTASGSLSDLSDISSNCSSKVLDRYINGEQMERFETKSNFSTRSQLENGNVVKKPPNIFAPVANDARKQKPKSRSIRESKTSQVPLPSKDGCNNGHCNESPRKLAKHVVERLSQSKFQPEMRSTEFDSENPITIEDVYGRNSNRYANAYPDEDSPKNFAMDWHDGICDGSRHDESSEYLEKDSFSGDKDMAGENLDAVTDNDVELFKKFKEAEDRALTLSEELQKGNFFQLKGLGVPTLIQAIKSLAEEKVNLAGEVSAVFEDRIAERALFREKLKLGRADLKAQSRKLVKEKNEIQVALEKELDRRSAEWSLKLEKLQSEEHRLRERVRELAEQNVSLQREASTSSEREMETRSKSTNADKQLVELSTQLKEAREENLYLQKTISELQDKTRAAEEEGDCIRRKYEEKVCECKDMHQAVSRLQRTCNDQERTTEGLRSLCEELSKKISKDNFDFGIAKLQIEHVRLTGVEHALRKEVESYRADVDSLRRENIDLLNRLKNIGKEGGFSTFKLDRELQNRICCLQSQILPLLTATSQHGRKFIEYVKTNGVFPLNKGPGSATCLDGQVLVEYEVKLQGLERAAENLATSTKTMSYVLQERSTLMHEKSEPVGTDNQTPVLRVESQTSEDIIRSELKSETLLTSLLRERLYSKELDVEQLQAELAAAIRGNDVLKSEVQNAVDNFSCVNHKMKEVELQMIKKDETVSQLHEDLQDCKKELAILRGILPKVSEERDMLWEEVKRHTESNMLLNSEVNALRKRIEALDEDILMKEGQISILKDSVGKPSDLLATPEPTLEFCWTDVR
- the LOC121761037 gene encoding myosin-15-like isoform X1, whose amino-acid sequence is MKKLFFFKSQSSNNVSQPSTDKQVYWEKPTEKADKSVKNKHAVEDQVFGSTPSLRRSLSFSSGSFHDAGKGMRNYSEQTGSPHSSGYYPNKQPGHHSSRYRTLTPERQTRENFVDTSMVRNAKSMEQYGCTASGSLSDLSDISSNCSSKVLDRYINGEQMERFETKSNFSTRSQLENGNVVKKPPNIFAPVANDARKQKPKSRSIRESKTSQVPLPSKDGCNNGHCNESPRKLAKHVVERLSQSKFQPEMRSTEFDSENPITIEDVYGRNSNRYANAYPDEDSPKNFAMDWHDGICDGSRHDESSEYLEKDSFSGDKDMAGENLDAVTDNDVELFKKFKEAEDRALTLSEELQKGNFFQLKGLGVPTLIQAIKSLAEEKVNLAGEVSAVFEDRIAERALFREKLKLGRADLKAQSRKLVKEKNEIQVALEKELDRRSAEWSLKLEKLQSEEHRLRERVRELAEQNVSLQREASTSSEREMETRSKSTNADKQLVELSTQLKEAREENLYLQKTISELQDKTRAAEEEGDCIRRKYEEKVCECKDMHQAVSRLQRTCNDQERTTEGLRSLCEELSKKISKDNFDFGIAKLQIEHVRLTGVEHALRKEVESYRADVDSLRRENIDLLNRLKNIGKEGGFSTFKLDRELQNRICCLQSQILPLLTATSQHGRKFIEYVKTNGVFPLNKGPGSATCLDGQVLVEYEVKLQGLERAAENLATSTKTMSYVLQERSTLMHEKSEPVGTDNQTPVLRVESQTSEDIIRSELKSETLLTSLLRERLYSKELDVEQLQAELAAAIRGNDVLKSEVQNAVDNFSCVNHKMKEVELQMIKKDETVSQLHEDLQDCKKELAILRGILPKVSEERDMLWEEVKRHTESNMLLNSEVNALRKRIEALDEDILMKEGQISILKDSVGKPSDLLATPEPTLEFCWTDVR